ATTAAATTGATGACTACAATAATCTGAAAATTGTTAATATTATTATTTTTAGAAAATTATTGAAACTATTAATTGATGAGAGTAAAATCTAATATAATCAGCCCGTTTAGGATAGAAAGGTCGGGATTAATTTGCAGAATAATTTGCATAATCAGCATGTTCAAGAAATTCCTCAAAGAGGTTTCTTCGGACATCCAAGAGGATTAGGAGTACTCTTCTTTGTAGAATTTTGGGAGAGATTCAGTTATTACGGAATGCGTGCACTCTTAATCTTTTACATGTTTTACGCCATTAAAGATGGCGGTTTAGGAATGGATGAGGTTACAGCACAATCTGTAATGTCTATTTATGGTTCACTTATTTTTATGACTACAATTATTGGAGGTTGGGTAGCCGACAGAATCACAGGTACACGTGGTGCTACTATGTATGGTGCCGTATTGATTATCATCGGCCATGTGGTGCTTAGTCTGCCACTCGCAAATATTGGTTTATATGTGTCGATGTTCTTTATTATTATAGGTTCTGGTCTTATGAAACCGAATATTTCTAATATTGTAGGTCGCTTGTACCCTGAAAACGATTCACGTATCGATTCAGGTTTTGTTATTTTCTATATGTCAGTGAATATGGGTGCCTTAGTCGCACCGCTTATTTTAAATCAATTCTCTGACAACCACAAATTCCACCAAGGCTTCTTAATTGCAGCAATTGGTATGGCTGTGGCACTTGTCATTTATTTGATTTTTAACAAACGCAACTTAGGAAATGTAGGTTTAAGACCTACCAACCCGCTTTCAGCAGCTGAAAAGAAATGCTATGGCATCATCGTAGGAGCAGTTGCAGCAATTATTGCTATCGTAATATTGATTACTGTACTTACAGGTACATTCACCTTCGATATGATTAGTACAACAGTATTAATCTTAGGTGTTGCATTGCCGATAATTTACTTCACGATCATGATTAGAAGTAAAGAGGTTTCTTCAGATGAACGTTCTCGTGTTATCGCATTTATTCCTTTGTTCATTATCGGAGTTATTTTCTGGTCAATTCAAGAACAAGGTTCTAATGTACTTAACATTTACGCTTTCAAAGGTACAGATATGACAATCAACCTATTTGGATGGACTTCAGCCTTTGGGAAAACCTATTTCCAATCTATTAATCCACTGTTCATCGTATTATTAGGTCCTGTTATTTCTTATATCTGGAAAAAAATGGGAGAACGTCAACCAAGTTTAGCTACTAAATTCGTTTGGGGTGCTGTATTAGCTGGTATCTCTTATATCATGATTGCCTTTGTAATGATGGGCAGCGGTGGTCATCAAATCACTGTAAACTGGGTAATATTATCTTATATCATTTGTGTAATCGGAGAGCTATGTATTTCGCCGACTGGTAATAGTGCTGCTGTAAAACTAGCACCTAAGGCATTTAATTCTCAAATGATGAGTTTATGGTTATTAACGAATGCTACTGCACAAGCAATCAATGGTACATTAGTTAAACTTATTAAACCTTTAGGCTACCAAAATTATTTCTTATTCTTGGGCTGTTTAGCAGTAGTCATCGGTTTAGTCACACTAGCATTTGTACCAAAAATTGTTAAAGGTATGCGCGGCATCCGTTAATTGTCACAATATTATTATTTTTAGAGGGAATCAGATTATTATTCTGTTCTAGCCCCTCTCCTTATAAAAATAGCTGTGAAGAATTCATAATAGATTTCTTCACAGCTATTCTTTATTTTCTGGCAGCGAACACAATATAGTTCATGCGCGCTTTCAATTGATTCATTGTTTTAAACATAGCGAAATACATCTTCAGTTCTTCTTAATAAATAGAATAGAAAAGATGGTGGTTTCAACCTTCTTTTTGTTAGTTTAGCTCGGATGAACCAACGAAGTATTATCTCTATTCAGCTACTTACCCTTAGTTATATTTCTTCATTTCCCAGGAAATACTTTTCTACTTCTTTCCAGTTATTAACACGCTCAAAATCTTCGTTATGAATATTATGTGCAGCAGTATACATTAATGACTTGCCAGTAAAACGCTCTAACTGACGTGGATTATCATCAATTAAATAATCAGCTTTAACAATATTTTTACGTCCACAAAAGACAAATTGTTGAGAATCTAAAAATGGAAAATGCGTACGCAGCCATTCATACTTTTCATGAAATGATGTTGGAACATCCATAGCAGCAGTCGCAATATAAATATCATAATGCTCCGACAGTTTTTCCACTACTTCTTGAGCGTCTTGAATTACTTCTAAATTTTTAAAGAAGCCAGGTTCTCTTAATACTTCATCTAAAACACCTTCGTGTTCAGGCATAAAATGTCGAATTTTATTACCGTCTAAAAGTGCTTCTTTGATACCTAAATCTGTACGGGCATTGACTTCTTCAATCAAGGCTTTAATTGTATCAGCTAATACTTCATCCATATCAATGGCAATCGATTTTCTCTCCATACTATGTAACTTCCTTTCCTCTTTATCCATTACGAGTATAGCATATCTCTATAATTATTATGTAAATGAAAAAAGAGCAGAACTGAAATCGATCATATGATTTCCAAAGTACTGCTCTCTTATAATTATTTTTCTAAATTACGCCTCAAAATCAAAATTCTTTAACACTTCAATCATCTTAGCATTTTGTTCTGGAAAACCAATTGTAATACGGACGCCAATTGGAAATTCTCTGGTAATGCAACCGACTTTAAGTAACGCTTCATATAATGCTTTAGGTCGCTTTGTTTTTACAAAAATAAAATTAGTTTGGCTATCAAAGAAATGCTTGCTTTCTGGAATAGCGAAAAATTTCTCACGTTCTTCTGCATTACGTTTTTGAATTTCTTTTAAATAATCTTGGTCTTCATAAGCAGCCACTGCCGCATATTCTGATAAGCGCCCTACGTTAAATGGCGGACGGATAATATTATAATTGTGAATCGCTTCTTCTGTAGCAATAATATAACCGACACGCAAACCTGCTAATCCATATGCTTTAGAGAAAGTGCGCAACAAGAAGGCATTTGGGAACTTCTCTTGCAGCTTCAAAGTATCAGGGAAATCTTTCGCAGTCATAAATTCAAAATAAGCTTCATCTACAAGCACTGGTACATTGCCTGGTACTTGTTCTAAAAATGCTTCTAATTCTTCATGCGTCACATATGTTCCTGTTGGATTGTTAGGGTTACAAATCCATACTAGAGCTGTATTTTCATCGATTTCTTGCAAGATTCCTTCTAAATCAAATTGTCCATTTTCTTTTAAAGGTACTTGCACAACTTCAGCGGACTCAACGATGGCGTTGTGATAATATTGTCCGAATGTCGCTTGGCTCGTTACAATCTTATCTCCAGGTGTTAGTACAGCACGTGAAATCATTAAGATTACTTCGTCCAATCCCGCACCAAATAAAATACGCTTCTCATCGATATTCAAATTCTCTGCTATTTTTTTACGTAATGTCGGTGCACCTGTTTCAGGGTAATAAAGGACTTCATCTACATGTTCTTTAATCGCTTCTTTTGCTTTAGGAGAAGGTCCATATAAATTCTCGTTAGATGCAAGTTTGTGCAATTCGATATCTAAATCAAACTGCTCTTTTAATGCGCGTGGTGACAATCCTGGTTGGTATGCGGATAATTGTTGAATTTGTTTTTTCATGTGGTAAAGCCCCCCGTTTAAATTGACTGATATTTTTGAATTTAATAAATATTATATCACATCTATGGGTACGCCGTGTAGCCCTTTATTCTATAAGGTTTATAGGTTCTTGCATATTGCATTGGTTACGTTTTGACTACGAAATTCATTTTTAGTAAATCAAAATACGATAAAAACATTTTAGTAATTGATATTTTTTTAGGATATTATGAGTAAAATACACCTTCAAAACTTCCATTTTAATTTAAATGTCTGTTTTGAAAGGACTATCCCAATCATTAGTGTACTATTTTTTATTCTTTTTATTCTTTTTATTCTTTTCGTTAATAGTTATGACTGTAGGCAGAAATACGCAACACATTATTATAACTAGAATTATTCCTATACTCACAAGTTCTCAACTCCCTATTCGTTTTTTGATATACGAAAATCAATGTTTAAAAAGCGGACAAACTTATAGTAACAATAGTTACAAACATATAATTGATATTTAAATTCATTAGTAATAATTTGATTTATATTATATATCTTTTCACAATAAGAATGCAAACTTGTTTTTTAAATACTGCTAAATTACCCGTGAGGGAGAAAGAGGAAATGATATATTATTATGTTCCAGCTACCTCGGGCTTAAATATATATGCGCCACAAACGACTAGACATTTCATTTTCCCTCTTACTCATCAACAAAATTTGTCATCATCTTCCTTCCCGCTTTGTCACCCACCTCACATTATCTATTCCGACAGCTTCTGCAGATTTATAAAAAAGGACCAGAACATTCTTTTTGTCCCGGCCCTGTAATAAATCCCAAGCAGCTTTATCATTATTTAATCAAGTGATGTTTCTCTAAATAATCTTTTGCTACTTTATATGGATCTTCATTTTTCACTGTTACTTTATAATTCATTTCTTGCATTTCTTCATCTGTAATTTTACCCGCTAATTTATTTAATGGCTTTTTAATTTCAGGATGTTCTTTTAAGTATTTTTCTTTGAACATCGGTGCGCCTTGATATGGCGGGAAGACATGCTTATCATCTTTCAATACTTGCATATCATATTGTTTTAATTCAGCGTCTGTAGAATAGGCATCAATTAAGTTAATGTCACCTTTCTTGACTGCTTGATAACGTAATTTCGGTTCCATAGTGCGGATATTATCAAATTTTAAATCATAGGCTTTAGAAACCGCTTTAAAACCATCTGGACGATCATTAAACTCTAGTGTGAAACCAGGTTTGATTTGATCTTGAACTTTTTCTAAATCGCCGATTGTTTTTAAGTGATGCTTTTCAGCAAAATCGCGTTTAACCGCTAATGCATAAGTGTTGTTATATTTCATCGGTTTCAATAAAGTCATCTTATCTTTCTTTTCAAGACTTGTTTTAGCTTGCTCATACACTTTATGTTCTTCTTTAGATTTTAAGGGTTCTTTCGTTAATTCACCTAGAACTGTACCTGTAAATTCTAAGTAACCATCGATATCATCGGATTTCAAGGCATTGAACAAGAAGGATGTTTTACCCATTCCATCTTTTACATCTACTGTATCGTCCGTCTCTTCTTCAATTAAAATTTTATACATATTCGTAATAATTGAAGGTTCAGAACCTAATTTACCAGCAATTGTAACTTTGTCACCTTTGCCACCAAACAATGGGATAACAATGACGAGAACGACAATAAGTAAAAGCGCACCTAAAGTAATCAGTAATTTTTTATAAGATAACTTTTGCATATAGCGTAAAGCTAAATCAAAGATAATAGCTAAAATAGCTGCTGGAATCGCACCTAATAAAATAAGAGAACTATTATTTCGGTCAATACCGAGTAAGATTAAATCCCCTAGACCACCTGCACCAATTAATGCTGCTAATGTGGCAGTACCGATAATAAGCACCATAGCAGTACGTATCCCTGCCATGATAATCGGCATCGCAATAGGCAGTTCGACTTTCGTCAGTCTTCTTCCAGGCTTCATTCCAATCCCTTTAGCCGCTTCCACTAAGGAAGGATCCACTTCTTTGATCCCAGTGTATGTATTTCTGAGAATCGGCAGCAAAGCATAAACCACTAAAGCAATAATAGCCGGTAAAGTTCCAATTCCAAAAATAGGAATCATTAATCCTAAGAGTGCTAATGACGGAATCGTTTGCAGCACAGCAGCAATATTAATGACAAACTCAGATACATGCTTCGTCTTCGTTAGCAAAATACCAAGCGGAACTCCAATCAAGCATGCAATTAAAAGCGCAATAAATGAAATTTGAATATGTTCTAATATAGTACTGAGCAACTCGCCTTTACGTGCGGATAACGTTTCTAAAAATGCATTCATGATGCGTCACCTCTTTCACTATCAGCTAAGAAGTTGAAAATATCTTCTCTCGTTAACATGTGTGTTTGACCCTTACGCTCTACTGCAATTGCATCGTAGCGTGCTAAATCTTCATACACTTTCTTTAAAGGTGCATCATGTTGCACAATAGGCAAATCGTGTGTTGATTGAAGAGATTTCAATTCAGTATTTTGCAATACATCATCCAATTTCAACTGTTGTTGAACATTTCTATCATATTGACTGATAAATTGTTTCACGAAATCGTTTTTAGGATGTTGGATAAAATGCTCTGGAGTATCGATTTGTTCCACATGTCCCTCATTTAG
Above is a genomic segment from Staphylococcus piscifermentans containing:
- a CDS encoding peptide MFS transporter — translated: MQNNLHNQHVQEIPQRGFFGHPRGLGVLFFVEFWERFSYYGMRALLIFYMFYAIKDGGLGMDEVTAQSVMSIYGSLIFMTTIIGGWVADRITGTRGATMYGAVLIIIGHVVLSLPLANIGLYVSMFFIIIGSGLMKPNISNIVGRLYPENDSRIDSGFVIFYMSVNMGALVAPLILNQFSDNHKFHQGFLIAAIGMAVALVIYLIFNKRNLGNVGLRPTNPLSAAEKKCYGIIVGAVAAIIAIVILITVLTGTFTFDMISTTVLILGVALPIIYFTIMIRSKEVSSDERSRVIAFIPLFIIGVIFWSIQEQGSNVLNIYAFKGTDMTINLFGWTSAFGKTYFQSINPLFIVLLGPVISYIWKKMGERQPSLATKFVWGAVLAGISYIMIAFVMMGSGGHQITVNWVILSYIICVIGELCISPTGNSAAVKLAPKAFNSQMMSLWLLTNATAQAINGTLVKLIKPLGYQNYFLFLGCLAVVIGLVTLAFVPKIVKGMRGIR
- a CDS encoding 5' nucleotidase, NT5C type, with product MERKSIAIDMDEVLADTIKALIEEVNARTDLGIKEALLDGNKIRHFMPEHEGVLDEVLREPGFFKNLEVIQDAQEVVEKLSEHYDIYIATAAMDVPTSFHEKYEWLRTHFPFLDSQQFVFCGRKNIVKADYLIDDNPRQLERFTGKSLMYTAAHNIHNEDFERVNNWKEVEKYFLGNEEI
- the hisC gene encoding histidinol-phosphate transaminase; the protein is MKKQIQQLSAYQPGLSPRALKEQFDLDIELHKLASNENLYGPSPKAKEAIKEHVDEVLYYPETGAPTLRKKIAENLNIDEKRILFGAGLDEVILMISRAVLTPGDKIVTSQATFGQYYHNAIVESAEVVQVPLKENGQFDLEGILQEIDENTALVWICNPNNPTGTYVTHEELEAFLEQVPGNVPVLVDEAYFEFMTAKDFPDTLKLQEKFPNAFLLRTFSKAYGLAGLRVGYIIATEEAIHNYNIIRPPFNVGRLSEYAAVAAYEDQDYLKEIQKRNAEEREKFFAIPESKHFFDSQTNFIFVKTKRPKALYEALLKVGCITREFPIGVRITIGFPEQNAKMIEVLKNFDFEA
- a CDS encoding ABC transporter permease/substrate-binding protein, with product MNAFLETLSARKGELLSTILEHIQISFIALLIACLIGVPLGILLTKTKHVSEFVINIAAVLQTIPSLALLGLMIPIFGIGTLPAIIALVVYALLPILRNTYTGIKEVDPSLVEAAKGIGMKPGRRLTKVELPIAMPIIMAGIRTAMVLIIGTATLAALIGAGGLGDLILLGIDRNNSSLILLGAIPAAILAIIFDLALRYMQKLSYKKLLITLGALLLIVVLVIVIPLFGGKGDKVTIAGKLGSEPSIITNMYKILIEEETDDTVDVKDGMGKTSFLFNALKSDDIDGYLEFTGTVLGELTKEPLKSKEEHKVYEQAKTSLEKKDKMTLLKPMKYNNTYALAVKRDFAEKHHLKTIGDLEKVQDQIKPGFTLEFNDRPDGFKAVSKAYDLKFDNIRTMEPKLRYQAVKKGDINLIDAYSTDAELKQYDMQVLKDDKHVFPPYQGAPMFKEKYLKEHPEIKKPLNKLAGKITDEEMQEMNYKVTVKNEDPYKVAKDYLEKHHLIK